GCAGCCAAAGATCAACACTGCTTTGAATGTTGAGTCAAAAGATGTACTTGGCCAAGCTTGGGCAAAGTTTTTTCATGCTAATGACATTGCTGGTCTGAAAGCAAATTGTCCCTATTTTCGTGCGGCTGTCAAGATAACTCAAAACCTTGGCCCAGCTCCTGTTCCAACTGCCAAGGAGATTGATGGGATATATTTGGACAAGAATTATGAAGAAGCTGAGCAGTGGTTGAACATGTTCAAGCAAGACTGGAGGAACTATGGTGTAACTGTGGTGTGTGACTCATGGACAGGGCCTACTGGTATGAGTCTCATCAATTTCATGGTGTATTGCAATGCACGGATGTTCTTTCATAAATCCATTGATGCTTCTGGTCAATCTCAGACTGCAGGTTAGTTTTCTAATGATTGAAACTATGTTTACGCATGTTCATTCATTGTTAATTCTGACTAGCCATGCCTTGTTAGTTTTCTACATGATGGTATGATGCATTTATTGTGCATTTAGAGTTGAAAATCTGTTATGTTTGTCTATTCATGGTTGAAAATCTGTTATGTTTGTTTATTCATGGTTAAATGTGTCTATTATGCCTTTTCTAATCTTTTTACATGATATTATTTATTCATGCTTATTTCTGTTATTTCTATTTATTCATGCTTATTTCTGTTATTACTCGCTTCATTTTTGTTTCAAACAAAAGTTTACTTGCAATTAATTGGCAAAGAGATAGGTTCTGAGAATGTTGTTCAAATCGTAACTAATAATGGGTCA
This portion of the Triticum aestivum cultivar Chinese Spring unplaced genomic scaffold, IWGSC CS RefSeq v2.1 scaffold114004, whole genome shotgun sequence genome encodes:
- the LOC123177630 gene encoding uncharacterized protein: MEGLYDGEGVINIEDDEEEIQAALRETLRDKNVSRAVERRRGSGSGVRVSLGKQSITAYFDKELSSNKVSMQPKINTALNVESKDVLGQAWAKFFHANDIAGLKANCPYFRAAVKITQNLGPAPVPTAKEIDGIYLDKNYEEAEQWLNMFKQDWRNYGVTVVCDSWTGPTGMSLINFMVYCNARMFFHKSIDASGQSQTAG